From one Sulfurimonas sp. genomic stretch:
- a CDS encoding type I secretion system permease/ATPase produces MAKKPLNGQKGDFSELKEAILKSKKSFIMVGFFSLVINILMLVPSLYMLQLYDRVMASRSQDTLIMLTGIVVFLFLVMALLEVVRSRVLVKVGNKMDSLLSQRVFDSVFELAQKYPGKASSIPLSDLTQVRQFMTGNGLFAFFDAPWMVIYIAVLFMFHPVFGYFAIFAAIVLVCITIANEYTTKQKLSEANNLSRSSSAFVEANLRNAEIVHAMGMKENIRKIWEERYFGFLNAQNDASNSAGIWSNASKSLRMLFQSLILGIGGYLAIKAELSPGMMIAGSIIMGRALAPLDLMIGSWKGFSSARASYQKLDGLLNEFPKDKEYMKLPAPQGEILIEGAVVAPPGASQPSLRGISMMIQKGDVVGIIGPSAAGKSSLARVILGLWPLAAGKVRLDKADIYQWDKQELGNYIGYLPQDIELFEGTISQNIARFGEIDSQKVVEAAQRAGVHEMILRLPEGYDSKIGVGGLALSGGQRQRVGLARALYNNPVLVVLDEPNSNLDDAGEIGLVNAINYLKQIGSTVIIITHRPSILQVTNKLALIKQGALELYGNTNEVLAHLAKNAQQAQAAQQQQAQAQASQQQPQSAPKISLSKPEN; encoded by the coding sequence ATGGCAAAAAAACCGCTTAATGGACAAAAAGGTGATTTTTCTGAATTAAAAGAGGCTATATTAAAATCTAAAAAATCATTTATAATGGTTGGCTTTTTTAGTTTAGTTATAAATATACTGATGCTTGTTCCGTCACTATATATGCTACAGCTTTACGATAGGGTTATGGCAAGCAGAAGTCAAGATACGCTGATAATGCTTACGGGCATAGTGGTATTCTTATTTTTAGTAATGGCGCTTTTAGAAGTCGTAAGATCAAGAGTGCTTGTAAAAGTCGGAAATAAAATGGATAGTTTACTAAGTCAAAGAGTATTTGATTCCGTATTTGAACTAGCCCAAAAATATCCGGGAAAGGCATCTTCGATTCCGTTAAGCGATCTTACTCAGGTAAGACAGTTTATGACGGGAAACGGTCTTTTTGCTTTTTTTGATGCACCGTGGATGGTTATATATATAGCAGTCCTTTTTATGTTTCACCCTGTTTTTGGGTACTTTGCCATATTTGCCGCTATTGTTTTGGTCTGTATTACTATAGCAAACGAATATACTACAAAACAAAAACTCAGTGAGGCAAATAATCTTAGCAGATCTTCATCGGCATTTGTCGAAGCAAATCTAAGAAATGCTGAAATCGTTCATGCTATGGGTATGAAAGAGAATATTAGAAAAATATGGGAAGAGCGATATTTCGGTTTTTTAAATGCTCAAAATGATGCAAGCAACAGTGCGGGTATATGGTCAAATGCTTCTAAGAGTTTGCGTATGCTTTTTCAATCACTTATCCTTGGAATCGGCGGATATCTTGCCATTAAAGCGGAGTTGTCTCCGGGTATGATGATTGCAGGTTCTATTATCATGGGTAGGGCATTGGCTCCGCTTGATTTAATGATCGGCAGTTGGAAAGGGTTTAGCAGTGCTAGAGCTTCATATCAAAAACTTGACGGACTTTTAAATGAGTTTCCAAAAGATAAAGAGTATATGAAACTGCCTGCTCCGCAAGGTGAAATTTTAATTGAAGGTGCCGTTGTAGCGCCTCCTGGTGCATCTCAGCCCTCTCTTCGCGGCATCTCTATGATGATTCAAAAAGGTGATGTAGTCGGTATAATCGGACCTAGTGCAGCAGGGAAATCATCTCTTGCCAGAGTCATTTTAGGGCTTTGGCCGCTTGCAGCAGGAAAAGTCAGACTTGACAAAGCAGATATTTACCAATGGGACAAACAAGAACTTGGAAATTACATAGGTTATTTGCCTCAGGATATAGAACTTTTTGAAGGAACCATTAGCCAAAATATAGCGAGATTTGGTGAAATCGACTCTCAAAAAGTTGTAGAAGCCGCACAAAGAGCAGGCGTTCACGAGATGATACTTAGGCTTCCTGAGGGTTACGATAGTAAAATCGGTGTAGGCGGTTTAGCACTCTCCGGCGGTCAAAGACAAAGAGTAGGACTTGCCAGAGCACTCTATAACAACCCTGTTTTAGTTGTTTTGGATGAGCCTAACTCAAACTTGGACGATGCAGGTGAAATCGGACTTGTAAATGCTATTAACTACTTAAAACAGATAGGTTCTACCGTGATAATAATTACGCATAGACCGAGCATACTTCAAGTGACAAACAAATTAGCCCTAATCAAACAGGGAGCTTTAGAGTTGTATGGAAACACAAATGAAGTTTTAGCTCATCTGGCAAAAAATGCACAACAAGCTCAAGCGGCACAGCAGCAGCAGGCTCAGGCACAAGCAAGTCAGCAACAGCCGCAAAGTGCGCCTAAAATATCACTCAGCAAGCCTGAAAATTAA